The DNA region TCCCCGGAATAGGCCCTGTTACAGCCACAAGCATCAAGAACTTCTTCGCGGCAGAACAGAACGTAGAGATGATAAAGAAACTTGAGGAGGCAGGATTTTTATTCAGGAGAACAGAAGAAGAGGAAAAGGAAAGAGAACTTCCCAAACCCCTTGAAGGCCAGAGGGTAGTCTTCACTGGAGAGCTTGAACACTTTACAAGAAAAGAGGCTCAACGTATAATAGAACTGCTCGGAGGTAACCCTACAAACTCCGTTACGAGGAAAACCAGCTTCATCGTTGTCGGGAAAAACCCCGGCTCAAAGTACCAGAAAGCTCAGAAACTCGGCGTAAAGATGTTAAACGAGGCGGAGTTCATAGAGCTCCTTAAAAGATTTTCTGCCCAAAACGAGGAAGTTAAAGAAATCCTTAAGGAGAAGGGAATTCTGTAATGGGTGAGGAGAAGTACCAAAAGATTATAAACATAATGGGGACTGCAATTGCAGTCCTCGTTATCCTTTTCATACTCCTTTCCTTCTACCTCTTTATGTTTACGGAGCTCCTTTCAAGGTAACGCCTGTAGCGTACTCAAGCTCTGCAAGAGCTCTGTTATAGTCAGCAAGAGCAGAGTTTAGGAATCCTTCTGCCCTTGCAAGGTAGGCTATGGCGTCAACAACTTCTGTAGAAGTACCAACGTGTTCCCTGTAACGTTCCCTTGAAGTTTTGAGGAGCTCCTTCGCATCCTCTACCATCGCCTCTGCCGCCTCTACTCGCGCTTTTGCTGCCTTCAAGGAAGAAAGAGCAGCAACAACCTGAAGTCTTACAGCGTGCTTAGTCTCTTCAAGAGAAAGCTCTACCTGCCTCTTCTTACTCTTTGCTTCTTTTAACTTCCAGAAGCGCTTTCCTCCCTGAAAAATCGGGAAGTTAACCAAAACACTAACAGCAGAAGCATCAAAAGTTCCTATTCCGGGGTACTGGTCAGTTCTATCATAGGAGAAACTAAGGAAAACGGCAGGCAAGAACTGGGAATAGGTAAGCTTAACGCCGTAATCTGCTCCCTTTTTGGTAGCTTGAAGAGCCTTTATAATTGGCCTGTTCTCAAGGGCTAAGTCTATAAGCTCTTCTTCAGACAGCTTAACTGGAACGTAATCAAGCTTTTCTCCATCTAGAGGGATATTCTCCAAAGAGTAACCAGTATCCTTTTTTAACTTCTCTAACGTTTTCCTGTAGGCACTTTTCGCTCTCTCAAGGTTCTCCTCTGCCTCCTTCACCTTAAAGGCAGCTTCCAGTAAATCTCTGCGTGGAACAACTCCTTCGTCGTAGAAGGCTTTAACCGTTTTATAGTGCTCCTTAGCAGATTCTAAGATCTTCTCAGCTATCTCTACAGCAGACTTTGCTTCAAGGAGCGAGTAGTAATCCTTTTTTACTTCCGTTAAAACTTTTAGCACGGTTTCTTTAAACCTATAAAAGGTAGCAGTTTTAAGCTCCTTTCTGAGCTTAACACCAAAAGAAAGCCTCCCGCCAGTAAAAAGAGGTTGCCTGAGACTCAGCTTAAACTCGTAAAAGCTGCTTTCCAGTATCTCAAAGCGTGTCGCGGGAAGGCCGGGAAAGGCCATTGAGTACCCGGGAACGTCAGAAAGAGAAGTTCTCGTGTACTGGAGGCTAATATCCGGAAGGAAGTTTGCAATGGCCTCCCTGTACTGGAGCTCCGAGATTCTCTCCTCTTCCAGAGCTCTCTTTATTTCAGGATTGTTCTCAAGAGCAGCTTTAACGATAGTAGAAAGAGTATCTGCCTTCACCGTAAAGGGTACCAAGAAAGCCAGTAAAAACGCTAAAAACCTCAACTTTTAACTCCCTCAAAGGTTTTACCTATTAAAAGAGCAGGTATCAACGTCAGGATACCGCAAATAGTCGCAAAGAAGAATGCATCTCCAAAGGAGTGCCAGTAGGCAGCTTTTTGGAAAAGCATACCCATAACGGCCTTAGCTTTTACGCTAAGCAAGCCTTCCGCTGTTGAACGGGCGTAGTAGAGGAACTGTTTCCAACCTGAAAGGAATTCTGTAACTTGAGGAGAGTAAGGTGAAACTTTTTCTCCCATTCTTAGGAGGTGACCAGACTGAGAGGAGATGAGAATGTAGGTGGAAATTGCCGTCCCAACGCTACCACCAACAAGCCTTAAAAGGTTCTGAAGGGCAGAGGCCTGTCTTAGGAGCTCCCCTTGGAAGTTCCCCAGGGAAATCTGCGAAAGCGCCGGGAAGAAGAATCCCATTCCCGCTCCCCAAGGAAGGAGAAGAAGGATTATCTGGGTCTTACTCATATCAAGGTCAAGCCTTGACTGGATGTAAGTTCCAAGAGTAAAGACGAGAATTCCTACGATTATAGATGTTTTGTAACTTAAGAGCTTTCTGTCTAAGAGAAAACCTACAATGAGACTTACAATACCAGTCGTAGCTGCTGGGAAAAAGAGTATTTCTCCTGCATCTACTGTAGGAAAGCCCCTTAGTTTCTCAAGGTAGAGGGGGAGCAAAAAGTATGATGCGTAAACTCCCATTCCAAACAGCGCAAGAGAAAGAACCGGGAAGCTAAAGAAGCGATACCTAAAGAGTTCTAAGTTCACAAGGGGGTTACCTGTCCTTAACTCGTAATAAATGAAAAGAATCGCCGTAACCGCCGCGACGTAAAGGAGCACTACCGTCCTTTCGTCGCTCCATCCCCAGTCATTACCCTTAGAAAGGGCAGTTATAAGCGAAGCCAGTGAAACAGAAAGCAGTGCAAAGCCAATAACGTCAAGTTTTTCATCTCCTCTGTGCTCTTTTCTATCATCCTTCATCAAAAGCATCAGAAGGTAAATTACGAGAACTCCCGGCAAAAGGTTGACGTAAAAGACCCAGCGCCAGCTCAAGTGCTCTGAAAGGTATCCTCCAAGTGTAGGCCCTAAGGAAGGACCAAAAGTTGCTCCGAGGGCAAACATTCCCATAGCCATTCCACGCTTTTCTGGCGGGTAGAGCTCAAAAAGAAGGGTCATTGTCATCGGAACGGCAATTCCTTCTCCTACGCCCTGAAGAACCCTTCCAGCAATCATTGTCTCAAGGTTCGGAGCTATGCCGCAAACAGCACTCATAACGGTAAAGAGAGCTATCCCGAGAAGGTACGTATTCCTGTGTCCCAGTTTCCCACCAAGCCACCCAACTACTGGCATAGCAACGGCAGAGGCAATCATATAGGAGGTTATGACCCACTGGATATCGTCGGGCTCTGCCTCAAAGGCGCTCATCATGTGGGGAAGAACAATGTCAACAATGGTTGTGTCAAGGAGAGTCATGAACATACCGGCAACTATAAGGACAGAGATAACAATGAGACGCCTCTCCAAGGCTACCTCTTTATGTAAACTGTGACGTTTGTTCCCGGCTTGATGCACTCTGGAGGAACTCCGTCAAGAAGGATTTTCACTGGTACCCGTTGAGTCACGCGGGTATACTCTCCTTGAGACGTATCCCTTGGAATGAGGGAAAAGATAGAGCCGGCAGAAACGCCAACAGAAGAAACTTTCCCCTTTAGTTCCCTCCCGCACGCTTCAAGAACTGCCTTTACAGGACTTCCAGCCTTTACATACGAGGCCTTATCCTCGTCTATCCAGGCAAGGACGTAAAAGGTGGAAGGATCATAGACAGAGTAAACTGGCAGTCCCGGTGAAACGAAATCACCAATCTCCCTCCACTTTTTAGCAACAAGGCCTGAAACGGGAGATCTAACTTCCGTATGGGAGAGGAGAATCTTTGCCTTCTCAAGGGCTTTTTCAGTAGCCCTTATCTGGGCGGAAAGTTGTTCAATGCTCTTCTTTAGCTCTTCTATCTTCCTTAAGTCTGCCTCTGAAACTTTCAAGTTCTCACGGAGAGCTCTCTTCTCTTCTTCAAGCTCTCTTATCTGCCTTTCAACTATTCCAACCTTTAAGGAAGTAGACTCTGCAAGCTTTAGGTCCTCTTTAGC from Phorcysia thermohydrogeniphila includes:
- a CDS encoding TolC family protein, which produces MRFLAFLLAFLVPFTVKADTLSTIVKAALENNPEIKRALEEERISELQYREAIANFLPDISLQYTRTSLSDVPGYSMAFPGLPATRFEILESSFYEFKLSLRQPLFTGGRLSFGVKLRKELKTATFYRFKETVLKVLTEVKKDYYSLLEAKSAVEIAEKILESAKEHYKTVKAFYDEGVVPRRDLLEAAFKVKEAEENLERAKSAYRKTLEKLKKDTGYSLENIPLDGEKLDYVPVKLSEEELIDLALENRPIIKALQATKKGADYGVKLTYSQFLPAVFLSFSYDRTDQYPGIGTFDASAVSVLVNFPIFQGGKRFWKLKEAKSKKRQVELSLEETKHAVRLQVVAALSSLKAAKARVEAAEAMVEDAKELLKTSRERYREHVGTSTEVVDAIAYLARAEGFLNSALADYNRALAELEYATGVTLKGAP
- a CDS encoding DHA2 family efflux MFS transporter permease subunit; the encoded protein is MERRLIVISVLIVAGMFMTLLDTTIVDIVLPHMMSAFEAEPDDIQWVITSYMIASAVAMPVVGWLGGKLGHRNTYLLGIALFTVMSAVCGIAPNLETMIAGRVLQGVGEGIAVPMTMTLLFELYPPEKRGMAMGMFALGATFGPSLGPTLGGYLSEHLSWRWVFYVNLLPGVLVIYLLMLLMKDDRKEHRGDEKLDVIGFALLSVSLASLITALSKGNDWGWSDERTVVLLYVAAVTAILFIYYELRTGNPLVNLELFRYRFFSFPVLSLALFGMGVYASYFLLPLYLEKLRGFPTVDAGEILFFPAATTGIVSLIVGFLLDRKLLSYKTSIIVGILVFTLGTYIQSRLDLDMSKTQIILLLLPWGAGMGFFFPALSQISLGNFQGELLRQASALQNLLRLVGGSVGTAISTYILISSQSGHLLRMGEKVSPYSPQVTEFLSGWKQFLYYARSTAEGLLSVKAKAVMGMLFQKAAYWHSFGDAFFFATICGILTLIPALLIGKTFEGVKS